The genome window AACTCGAAAAATCATCTCGCGATACTTTGCCTTATCGTTTTTATGTTTAAATTTAAAATTTCTGAGTTGTAATCTGTAAGGCGACGTATTTTTATTCTAGACGAGGCGAAATTTAATTTTTAAGTGTAGGCTAGACGTGTAGTCTGCCGAGCTTTAAAATTAAATTTCAACGAAGTATAGGATAAAAAGACAAGCCGCCACTATTGCTCCGCTATTTGTACCTTTTTCTTGCACTTCACGCACTCGTGAAACGTCCCTTTTTTGAGCTCTTTTTTGATCATATCGCCGCCGCATTCGTCGCATTTTTCGGCAACCGGCTCGTAGTTTGAGACGAAGTCGCATTTGGGGTAGTTTGCGCAGCCGTAAAATTTACCCCTGCGGCTGATGCGCTCGACGATGTCGCCGCCGCATTTTGGACATGGTACGTCGATCTTTTTGAGCTCCTTTTTCGGTTTTGTCGCAGCTTCGCCTTCTTGCGCGCCTTGATCAGCCTTGGCGATATTGCGCGAGTATTTGCATTTAGGGAAATTTCCGCACGCGATAAACTCGCCGTAGCGCCCCTTTCGTAGCAGTAGTTCGCCGCCGCACTCGGGACACTTTTCGCCGATAGGGGTGGCTACTTTTTGGCTTTTTATGCCTGTTTTGCCGGCTGAGATTTTATCCATAAACGGATGATAAAAATCGCTCAAAAGCTTTTGCCAGTCGGCTTTGTCTTCGGCGACGTGGTCGAGCTTTTCTTCCATATTTGAGGTAAATTCGCTATCTACGATGTCGCTAAAGTGCTCCTCCAAAACACCCATCATCGTAAAGGCGATCTCGTTTGGCACGAGCTGCTTTTTCTCGACCTTGACGTAGTCGCGAGAGGTCAGCAGCGAGATGGTCGGCGCGTAGGTGCTAGGGCGCCCGATGCCCAGGCTTTCTAGCTTTTTAACTAGTCCAGCCTCCGAGTAGCGAGACGGCGGTTCGGTGAAGTGCTGCGAGCTTTTGATGCTTTGCAGGCTCATTTCGTCGCCGATTTTTAAGTCGGGTAAAATTTTATCCTTATCCATATCGCCGTAAACGCGGTAAAATCCGTCAAACAGCACCTTGCGGCCGCTTATTTTAAACTCCCCTTTTGCTCCCGCGACGAATACGTTTTGCGTCTGGCTAATGCTAGCGCTCATCTGGCAGGCTAAAAAGCGGTTGTAGATGAGCGTGTAGAGGCGCAATGCGTCTTTTTCGAGATACTGCGCGGCGATAGCAGGCGTGAAGCTGAGGTTCGTCGGGCGGATCGCCTCGTGGGCTTCTTGCGCGCCTTTGCTTTTGGTTGCGTAAATTTTAGCCTTAGCGGGCAGGTAGCGCTCGCCGTACTCTTTCTCGATCATATCGCGTGCGGCAGCGACGGCTTCTTTGGCGAGATTTAGGCTATCCGTTCTCATGTAGGTTATCGCGCCCATGAAGCCCTGATGCGTCTGCACGCCTTCGTATAAATTTTGCGCGATCATCATCGTTTTTTTCGGGCTAAAGCCTAATCGGTTGCTCGCGCTTTGTTGTAGCGTCGAGGTCATAAAAGGCGGCGCGGGCTCGGTTTTGCGCTCTTTGGCTTCGATCTCGCAGACGCTAAATTTATCGCTTTTTAGATTTTCCACGATAAATTTGGCTCGGTCGGCGTTTGCGATAGTTAGCTTTTCTATCTTTTGCGCTTCAAATTTAACCAGCTCGGCGTCAAGGTCTTTTTTAAAGACGGCGTCGATGCTGTGGTATTCGATCGGTTTAAAGTCGCGAATCTCGCGCTCGCGGTCTACGATGATTTTTAGAGCGGCGCTTTGTACGCGCCCCGCGCTTAGGCCTTTTTGGATTTTTAAATTTAACAGCGGCGAGAGCTTGTAGCCCACGATTCGGTCCAGCAGGCGGCGTGCTTGCTGCGCATTTACGCTATCCATATTTATCGTGCGCGGGTTTTTTAAAGCGGCCTCGATGGCGCTTTTGGTTATCTCGTGAAACACGATGCGAGGCAGGCTCTCGGGCTTTTTGCCGATGGCTGCGGCGATGTGGTAGGCGATGGCCTCTCCTTCGCGGTCCTCATCGGTTGCGAGGTAGATTTGGTCGGCATTTTTGGCTAACTCTTTGATCTCTTTTACGATCGCGGAGTGATCGGCGCTGATCCTATACTCGGGCGTAAATTTTTCGCCCTCGATCTTGATGCCAAATGCCGTCTTTGGCAGATCCCTGATATGGCCTTTTGATGCGATGACGTCGTAGCCTGGCCCAAGAAAGTTTTTTATCGTTTTGGCTTTAGCGGGAGATTCCACGATGATTAAGCTTTTCATTAATATAGCCTTTTTATTTTTTGCGGTAATTGTAGCAAAAATTTTGGCCGAAAAAGAAATTTGAAAATTTTTTCATTTACCCCTAAAGTTTTTTTGATTTAGTCCGATATAGTTTTTGTGC of Campylobacter showae contains these proteins:
- the topA gene encoding type I DNA topoisomerase; its protein translation is MKSLIIVESPAKAKTIKNFLGPGYDVIASKGHIRDLPKTAFGIKIEGEKFTPEYRISADHSAIVKEIKELAKNADQIYLATDEDREGEAIAYHIAAAIGKKPESLPRIVFHEITKSAIEAALKNPRTINMDSVNAQQARRLLDRIVGYKLSPLLNLKIQKGLSAGRVQSAALKIIVDREREIRDFKPIEYHSIDAVFKKDLDAELVKFEAQKIEKLTIANADRAKFIVENLKSDKFSVCEIEAKERKTEPAPPFMTSTLQQSASNRLGFSPKKTMMIAQNLYEGVQTHQGFMGAITYMRTDSLNLAKEAVAAARDMIEKEYGERYLPAKAKIYATKSKGAQEAHEAIRPTNLSFTPAIAAQYLEKDALRLYTLIYNRFLACQMSASISQTQNVFVAGAKGEFKISGRKVLFDGFYRVYGDMDKDKILPDLKIGDEMSLQSIKSSQHFTEPPSRYSEAGLVKKLESLGIGRPSTYAPTISLLTSRDYVKVEKKQLVPNEIAFTMMGVLEEHFSDIVDSEFTSNMEEKLDHVAEDKADWQKLLSDFYHPFMDKISAGKTGIKSQKVATPIGEKCPECGGELLLRKGRYGEFIACGNFPKCKYSRNIAKADQGAQEGEAATKPKKELKKIDVPCPKCGGDIVERISRRGKFYGCANYPKCDFVSNYEPVAEKCDECGGDMIKKELKKGTFHECVKCKKKVQIAEQ